In Lactococcus garvieae subsp. garvieae, the following proteins share a genomic window:
- a CDS encoding FGGY-family carbohydrate kinase — protein sequence MVGGGSNNSLLNQITANTCNLTVEAGPGEATAVGNLMVQMIATEGYNNLAAAREDIRNSSVLKLFQPQHTRKEYEAVEKYKKMTRG from the coding sequence ATAGTTGGAGGGGGGTCAAATAATTCCCTCCTTAACCAAATCACAGCTAATACTTGCAACCTTACTGTTGAGGCAGGCCCAGGCGAAGCAACTGCTGTAGGGAATTTAATGGTACAGATGATAGCGACAGAAGGCTATAATAATCTTGCAGCTGCGCGTGAAGATATTCGGAATAGTTCTGTACTTAAGCTATTTCAACCGCAACATACTCGAAAAGAGTATGAAGCAGTTGAGAAATATAAAAAAATGACGAGAGGATAA
- a CDS encoding bifunctional 4-hydroxy-2-oxoglutarate aldolase/2-dehydro-3-deoxy-phosphogluconate aldolase: MQRAELLEKVIKSGVVSVVRADSAEDAVKIVEAVVDGGIKSIELTYSVPRANDVIADLVARYADTDVVIGAGTVLEPTSARLAIIAGAQFIVSPTFNKEVAKICNLYQIPYIPGVMTPLEAQTAMEYGSELIKLFPGDIAGAAMIKDLKGPFPYINVMPSGGVNESNVAEWFKVGATAVSAGGGVTAPALTGDFAAVKSNAEKFMSAYRSVHEK; the protein is encoded by the coding sequence ATGCAAAGAGCAGAATTATTGGAAAAGGTGATTAAGTCGGGCGTTGTTTCAGTGGTACGCGCAGATAGTGCCGAAGATGCCGTCAAAATAGTAGAAGCAGTTGTAGACGGTGGGATTAAAAGTATTGAGCTGACTTACTCAGTGCCGCGTGCAAATGATGTCATTGCCGATCTTGTGGCAAGATATGCTGATACAGACGTCGTGATTGGTGCGGGTACAGTTTTAGAACCAACTTCAGCACGTTTGGCAATTATTGCCGGTGCTCAATTTATTGTGAGTCCAACTTTTAATAAAGAAGTTGCTAAAATCTGTAACCTATATCAAATCCCTTATATTCCAGGAGTGATGACCCCATTAGAAGCACAGACAGCGATGGAATATGGATCAGAACTCATCAAGCTTTTCCCAGGAGATATTGCAGGAGCTGCGATGATTAAGGACCTCAAAGGCCCATTCCCTTACATCAATGTGATGCCATCTGGTGGTGTTAATGAATCAAATGTGGCAGAGTGGTTTAAAGTCGGAGCGACTGCTGTAAGTGCAGGAGGTGGTGTGACAGCACCGGCCTTAACGGGTGATTTTGCTGCTGTTAAATCAAATGCTGAGAAGTTTATGAGCGCTTATAGATCAGTTCACGAAAAATAA
- a CDS encoding sugar kinase: MPKFITIGEPLVVMASQDVDVSLDEAVHFKKYLAGAEFNVALGINRLEHSVGYISKVGSDTFGRFIAEAAQEAGLDTRNLIYDENLLTGVYLKQCVSKGDPATSYFRKNSAASNLKLEDIDMSALKDVQVAHLSGIFAALSDTALQTFKAFNDKLNENKVLTVFDPNLRPALWKNQEEMISTLNELAKKSQIILPGINEGKILMGSSDPEEIADFYLKQSDLTTSVVVKLGSEGAYVKIKSGQAYTVPGFKVTNVIDTVGAGDGFAVGLESALLEGKSLKVAVHRACAIGALAVQSAGDSEGYPTRQELMDFYKSRNYQGDL; this comes from the coding sequence ATGCCAAAATTTATAACAATAGGTGAGCCTCTGGTCGTGATGGCCTCACAAGATGTGGATGTTAGCTTAGATGAAGCAGTACATTTTAAGAAATATCTGGCAGGCGCAGAATTTAATGTTGCACTTGGTATAAATCGTCTTGAACACAGTGTCGGCTATATTTCAAAAGTCGGCTCAGATACATTTGGACGTTTTATTGCTGAAGCTGCGCAAGAGGCTGGTCTTGATACGCGTAATTTAATTTATGATGAAAACCTCCTGACAGGCGTTTATCTAAAGCAGTGTGTCAGCAAGGGCGATCCTGCTACATCTTATTTCAGAAAAAATTCAGCCGCTTCTAATTTGAAGTTAGAAGATATCGATATGTCTGCTTTGAAAGATGTTCAAGTGGCACATCTTTCAGGAATATTTGCAGCCCTATCTGACACAGCTCTTCAAACCTTTAAAGCTTTTAATGATAAACTCAATGAAAATAAAGTCTTGACTGTCTTTGATCCTAATCTTCGTCCAGCGCTCTGGAAAAATCAAGAGGAAATGATCTCCACACTTAATGAATTAGCTAAAAAGAGTCAGATTATCCTTCCAGGTATCAATGAAGGAAAGATTCTTATGGGTTCAAGTGACCCAGAAGAAATTGCTGATTTTTATTTAAAGCAAAGTGATTTAACGACAAGCGTTGTGGTGAAGCTAGGATCAGAAGGTGCTTATGTTAAGATAAAATCTGGACAAGCCTATACAGTTCCTGGGTTTAAAGTTACCAATGTAATAGATACAGTGGGCGCAGGAGATGGCTTTGCTGTTGGTTTAGAGTCAGCTTTGCTCGAAGGAAAGAGCTTGAAAGTAGCAGTGCATAGAGCGTGTGCTATTGGGGCTTTGGCAGTTCAAAGTGCAGGGGATAGTGAAGGTTATCCGACACGTCAGGAACTTATGGACTTTTATAAGAGTCGGAATTATCAAGGAGATTTATAA
- a CDS encoding helix-turn-helix transcriptional regulator codes for MNELSTHSKGNYIKFETSCNENVEVIIHQLINKFYTGSYFSNEIMKFMIPILFMELIGNTPYELNHPQKDRAENHIIAKTLQLISEEYFEITLEQLANRLHYNKNYLSNLIKKKTGHTFTEHLVDERMKRALLFIQTSSDSISDICEQVGINNKSYFYRLFKEHYGHLPTYYRK; via the coding sequence ATGAATGAGTTGTCCACACATTCTAAGGGAAACTACATCAAGTTTGAGACCAGCTGTAATGAGAACGTCGAAGTTATTATTCATCAATTGATCAATAAGTTTTATACGGGCAGCTATTTCTCAAATGAGATCATGAAATTCATGATACCCATCTTGTTTATGGAACTTATTGGTAATACACCTTATGAGTTGAACCACCCGCAAAAAGACCGAGCTGAAAATCATATTATTGCAAAAACACTTCAACTCATTTCAGAGGAATACTTTGAAATTACACTGGAGCAGTTAGCCAACCGACTGCATTATAATAAAAACTACCTGTCCAACTTAATCAAGAAAAAGACTGGCCATACTTTCACAGAACATTTGGTCGATGAACGTATGAAACGAGCACTTCTTTTCATTCAAACAAGCAGCGATTCCATTAGTGACATTTGTGAGCAAGTCGGTATAAATAACAAGTCATACTTCTACCGTTTGTTTAAAGAGCATTATGGTCATCTTCCCACCTATTACAGAAAATAA
- a CDS encoding gluconate 5-dehydrogenase: protein MTENILKTFSLEGKIALVTGATYGIGFALASSYAKAGATIVFNDINQEAVDRGMAAYQEAGITAHGYVCDVTDEAGINAMVEQIEKEVGIIDILVNNAGIIKRTPMIEMSAADFRQVIDIDLNGPFIVSKAVIPGMMKKGGGKIINICSMMSELGRETVSAYAAAKGGLKMLTKNIASEYGKYNIQCNGIGPGYIATPQTAPLRELQEDGSRHPFDSFIIAKTPAERWGEADDLEGPAVFLASKASDFVNGHILYVDGGILAYIGKQP, encoded by the coding sequence ATGACTGAGAATATTTTAAAGACCTTTTCACTCGAAGGGAAAATCGCCCTTGTCACAGGAGCGACTTACGGTATCGGCTTTGCCCTAGCATCAAGCTACGCTAAAGCTGGAGCAACAATTGTATTTAATGACATCAACCAAGAAGCAGTTGATCGTGGCATGGCAGCTTATCAAGAAGCAGGCATTACAGCGCATGGATATGTTTGTGATGTGACAGATGAAGCAGGAATTAATGCAATGGTTGAGCAAATTGAAAAGGAAGTGGGCATCATTGATATCTTGGTTAACAATGCCGGTATTATCAAACGTACACCGATGATTGAAATGTCAGCCGCAGATTTCCGTCAAGTGATTGATATTGATTTGAACGGACCATTTATCGTTTCTAAAGCTGTTATTCCGGGTATGATGAAAAAAGGTGGCGGTAAAATTATCAACATCTGTTCAATGATGTCAGAGCTTGGGCGTGAAACAGTTTCAGCCTATGCAGCTGCTAAAGGTGGATTGAAAATGCTGACGAAGAATATTGCTTCTGAGTATGGCAAATATAATATCCAATGTAACGGTATTGGCCCAGGCTACATTGCGACACCACAAACAGCGCCTTTACGTGAGTTACAAGAAGATGGTTCACGTCATCCTTTTGATTCTTTTATCATTGCTAAAACGCCAGCAGAGCGTTGGGGGGAAGCAGATGATCTTGAAGGTCCAGCAGTCTTCTTGGCGTCGAAGGCTTCTGACTTTGTCAACGGTCATATTCTCTATGTAGATGGCGGAATCTTAGCCTACATTGGTAAGCAACCATAA
- the kduI gene encoding 5-dehydro-4-deoxy-D-glucuronate isomerase, which produces MNNQTMDTRYTHSPKDIAQFTTQELREEFAVETIFEPNFIHLVYSHNDRLIFGGVEPTEEPLEIVLDKVLGVEYFLERRELGIINIGGDGSIIIEGQEDEVLHRDGYYIGKGTKEVIFKSKDPKNPAKFYVASAPAHQKYPNKKIALANINPLTPGDDEHMNKRKINQYVHPNQVESCQLQMGLTSLAPGSAWNTMPCHTHERRMEAYLYFELPEDNAIFHFMGKPAETKHLVLQNEQAAISPSWSIHTGVATSNYSFDIWAMCGENITYDDMDIVPMNELK; this is translated from the coding sequence ATGAACAATCAAACAATGGATACCCGTTACACACACTCACCCAAGGATATTGCGCAATTTACAACGCAAGAGCTACGCGAAGAATTTGCAGTAGAAACCATCTTCGAACCTAACTTTATACATTTGGTTTATTCGCACAATGACCGCTTGATTTTTGGCGGAGTTGAGCCGACAGAAGAACCTTTGGAAATCGTCTTAGACAAGGTACTTGGTGTGGAGTACTTCTTAGAACGCCGTGAACTTGGCATTATCAATATCGGTGGGGATGGAAGTATCATTATCGAAGGTCAAGAAGATGAAGTGCTTCATCGTGATGGCTACTATATCGGCAAGGGTACAAAGGAAGTTATCTTTAAATCAAAAGATCCTAAAAATCCTGCTAAATTTTATGTAGCTTCTGCTCCAGCGCACCAAAAATATCCGAATAAAAAAATTGCTTTAGCAAACATTAACCCCTTGACACCTGGGGATGATGAGCACATGAACAAACGTAAAATCAACCAATACGTTCATCCAAACCAAGTCGAATCATGCCAACTTCAAATGGGCTTAACCTCTCTCGCACCAGGCTCTGCTTGGAACACAATGCCATGTCATACACATGAACGTCGTATGGAAGCTTACCTTTACTTTGAGCTACCAGAAGACAATGCGATTTTCCACTTCATGGGCAAACCAGCTGAAACAAAACACTTGGTACTCCAAAATGAACAAGCGGCAATCAGCCCAAGTTGGTCGATTCATACAGGTGTGGCCACAAGTAATTACTCCTTTGATATCTGGGCAATGTGTGGTGAGAATATCACTTATGACGATATGGATATCGTTCCAATGAATGAACTTAAATAA